A stretch of DNA from Drosophila virilis strain 15010-1051.87 chromosome 5, Dvir_AGI_RSII-ME, whole genome shotgun sequence:
GGTGGCAACGCTGCCGCAAAGCGGCAGGATCAAGTGACAGCGGCTTTAGCTTAGGTATCGATACCAGCATCGTTTGGCATCGATATACAATTTACTGTATGCACATATCGgttattcaaattttatttgtagcTTACAaagattttatattaaatttgcgCTCAACTTTCTTAACAAATTCGATGAAATCTTTGTACAAGACCTTGGGCAGCTCCAGGGCCGCAAAATGTCCACCCCTTTGGTAGTAGGTGCTGTGTATTAAATTCTTATACTTGTCCCGCAGCTGCAGATCCAGAAACTGCATAATATCACCCTTGAAACGGGCACAGCCCGTGGGCACAAACGTCGGCACACGTtccagctgcagttgccgCTGCTCCTTGGTATAGGCCTCTGCGTAGAGGCGCTGTGATGTCGTTATGGAGTTGGTCAAATAGTAGATCATCACATTATCAAACAGAGCGTCCAGCTTGTAGCGCTGCTTGAGTCCGCCGTCGGGCAGCGAACGGTAGCTGGCATTGGTCCACGTGGAGAACTTTTCGAGTATGTAGGCGGCCAGTCCGACAGGATTGTCGGTGAGCGCGGCGCCAACAGTGTCGGGCTTTGTGGCCTGCAGATGGAAATAGCCGCTCTCCTCCATTAAATAGCTGAGCTCGCGAGATTTGGGAAAGAAGAAATCCTCAAAGCCACTGGGCACAAACAGGCCTGGCCAGATGCCCGCCAGCAAACCCTTCACCTGCGATCTGGGACTCAAATTGTTGCACATATTCGAGTGATAGCCGAGCACATTTTCCGGATAGAGCGTCGCTATGTGCGAGCCCAGCACGGAGCCCCAATCGCCGCCCTGTATAAAGAACTTGTCATAGCCCAGACGCAGCATCAGGTTGCGCAGCATAACAGCCATCTGAGCCGGGCCCAGGCCTGGCTTTGAAGTGCCCTGAGAATTGAAGCATATGAAGCATATAAGGAGCAaacgattatatatatattgatatctaCCTGAGACCAGCCATAGCCCGGCAAGCTGGGCACAATCACGTTGAATATGTACTTGTTATTGGGATCCAAATGACTTTGATGCAGCATGTGTATCAGGTCGTAGAACTCACGCACCGAGCCCGGCCAgccgtgcagcagcagcaccggATAATGGTTCTTGCCCACCTTGTTCTCATCGTAGACCATCAGGTTCAGAAAATGCATGCGTAGACTAAAATACAGCTTATCATGTGGA
This window harbors:
- the Jheh1 gene encoding juvenile hormone epoxide hydrolase 1 — its product is MSTITRLLVLLLAIGGGMLYKRLNQLWGDLPAPTLDPQQWWGDEEQPKDYDAYLANSSEVVGNRLMYPETTIEALAKQLNRTLRLTPPLEGVAFEYGFNSDYLKELIAYWRDDYLPRWREREVFLWQFNHFTTEIQGLRMHFLNLMVYDENKVGKNHYPVLLLHGWPGSVREFYDLIHMLHQSHLDPNNKYIFNVIVPSLPGYGWSQGTSKPGLGPAQMAVMLRNLMLRLGYDKFFIQGGDWGSVLGSHIATLYPENVLGYHSNMCNNLSPRSQVKGLLAGIWPGLFVPSGFEDFFFPKSRELSYLMEESGYFHLQATKPDTVGAALTDNPVGLAAYILEKFSTWTNASYRSLPDGGLKQRYKLDALFDNVMIYYLTNSITTSQRLYAEAYTKEQRQLQLERVPTFVPTGCARFKGDIMQFLDLQLRDKYKNLIHSTYYQRGGHFAALELPKVLYKDFIEFVKKVERKFNIKSL